Genomic window (Numenius arquata chromosome 20, bNumArq3.hap1.1, whole genome shotgun sequence):
TACCTTATTGGTGTTCCAGGGTGGACGGGATAAAAAGGAATTGATGAGTATAAACAAGGCATGGGGCAGGTTTCAGTGGATTAAAATGTGCAGCTGAGAAGTGGAAGACTTTGGTGTCTCTTAAACTTGTCCCTGTGTGCGCTGTTGGTGTCACCCGAGTATTCCTGTCCCATTACAGAACCCTCTAACCAGACTCACTCACTATCCTGAAATCTTGTGTTGTGCcccattattttgttttcagcaccttcctgctctgacaaTGGAAGAAACTGTACTTTCAGTAACATGCTGTGTGCATTAATAGCAATTGCGGATCAGCTGGTTAGAGGAGTGttgcccagctcccctcgctgtCTGGAGCCACTCTGTACCTCCTCCCACTGCCTGCCTTCCCGCAGAGCTGCCATAGTAGGGCTGCCTCCAAGAGCCTGCAGCATTCCTAATCCATCAGCTccatctctgcctctccctgtCACTGACTGAGGCCTCACGCGCTGGTTTTTAGCGATTGCTGTTCCCAGAACTCAGCAGGCTGAAGGGGGTGGAAGGGAGATAAACATCAGAGTTCAACATCCAGACgaacacagcagagcacacacAATAAATACATCCGCCCCCAAATGCAAATACATCAGAAGAGATTCCTTCCCCGGGGCTCGGAGCAGAGCAGGCTCAGACAGGAGTGCAACACGATGAGGTGAGTGCGGTCACAGGgacctccccagctcctctggccACTTGGCTTTGTGCAACCCTTAGAAGGCACGAGTGTGATTCTCACCTTGTTTAGCTGTTACTACAGTATGACTCCACTGGTACCTCCTGATTTCTGCCATTGTCAGGGGAGAAGGGGTGTTGGGCATGATGATTTCAGCTAGCGCCGAGATAGCTGATTTAGTATCAAGACTGGCAGCTTGGATGCGTGGCTTTTGGGGTATGATTTAACTTGATGTTCACTCTTTCTCCATTAATCTCTGTTCCTTTGACACAGGCTGTTTGTCTTGCTGGCTGTGCTTTACAGTGGAGTAAGCAGCAGCATTGTGCTGCAGAAGATGTATGGGAGGATCACGTCCCCCAACTTCCCAAACGGCTACCCAAATCACAAGGAGAGAATCTGGAATATTACTGTCCCCAAGGGATATTCTGTCCGCATCTACTTCACCCATTTCAACCTGGAGCTGTCCTACCTGTGTGAATACGATTATGTGAAGGTATGTGTAGGGCAGGGTGACGTGTAGCAGGCTCAGTTGTTGAAAACTCTTTATATGTGATCCTGAACACATGCAGGACCAACAAAACTGTTGTAAGCACTTGATTCTAGTCTGCTCATAAAGTCCAGGCTCAGCTGATTTCAAAATGATGTGTTTATTGAGGCCCACGGGACCAGGAAGTAGAACTGATTGTTATGTTGGAACATCTGAAACTTGACTTGTTTGTGCTCAGAAAATTCTGATGTTCCTCTCTCATGAAGCAAAAGGGTTGAAATTTTGCCCTCCAAAAAACCCCGTTTGAGCTTCATTTTGCTTAAGTTAcactgtgtgttttaaattaacaAGTAGTGCTTTACACAGAGTGTAATGGGAGACTGTAAAAGTGGAAGCGATAGTCTAAACAAGATACTGTCAACTTGTCTAAACGTGCACTCACAACACTTGCTGTGGTGTGTTTGCTTGCTAATGTGAGAAACAAcctcaggaaaagaaacaaagatactGTCTTTGGGAAGTGTTTGGGTGATCAGGGGTGTCCCTGAAAGGTTTGTACTCCATGTGCTCCAGTCTAGGCTGATTTGAGGCCCTGCTACCTCTGCACTCAATTTTGTTGTTTGCAAGGGCCTGATCCACGTTAAAGAGGGAGCTGTGTTCACAGGGAGTATGCAAACCCAGTGCATTGGCAGTGCTTTTGAATCTGATGGAAATAAATCAGGCAGCCTTGTTCCCGTTTAGGAAGATCTCATTTCCATGGGTTTACGTGGCAAGTTGCTCCCATTCCCCAAATCTGTGGTGTTTTTCATGTCATTTCCTTCGGGCAGGACAGAATACTCATTTCTGGTATGTCTGTAGTGCACAGTTCTCTTACTACTGTGTACATGTATCAGGACATTTCTCTTGTATTAAAAACACAAGGTAAATGAGGAGCTGGAACTGTAATAAGTGACTCATAGAGCAAGTGAGTCACTAGTTTAAAGGGACCTTTTACTATCTATTTGAATTTGTCAGTGTATGAAACCTTTTTACTCCAATTGTCTGTGGCTTTACCAAGATCTTACTGTGACTGAGAGTGCCAGGTTAACAAGAGCATTAGAAATAAAGCATGGtgctgagagcccaggctggcatCACAGCTTTACGTGGGCCtctgaaggggaaaagggagaCAAAATTACGGGCTTAAGACATAGAATATGTTGGGCTTAAGAATATTTCACAGAGAATAGGGGAAATCTTCTCTTATCTGTCCCTGGATCTGGACTGACCTCCAGAATTACCTTTTGAGAGCATCCAAGCCTCCTTTCTCACACCATTAAACACATGCTTCCCAAGCTGTGGCTGCAGGTTGGGAAGAGAAAAGCTCTGTGCTCATCTGGTGGATTTGTCTGCCCATTTTGCAGCTGAGCTCTGGTGGGAAGACCTTGGCTACGCTGTGTGGAAAGGATAGTACAGACACCGAGGAGGCTCCGGACAACAAGACATATGTCTCCGTTGACAACAACCTCATGGTAGTGTTTCGGTCTGACTACTCCAATGAGAAACTATTCTCGGGCTTTGAGGCCTTTTACGCTGCCGAAGGTAAGAGACCAACCCCTCTTGGAGATGAAAGAGACACAGCTCTGGTGGGGCTGGTGCTTCCCTGTGCTCTTACAGACTGCGGCTGATGGTGGGAGGTAGGAGAATGTGGTCTCGTTGGATGGAGGCAGATGCAAAAGGGCACAGCAACTAAAGGCAGACAAGCCCACCTCCCAAAACAGTGGCTCAGACCAAAACAAAGTGTTGCTGAAGGGTGTTGGTTGCCTAATTCTGTGTTTCACCCATTAGATATCGATGAGTGCAAACAACTGTTTGATGGTGAACCCCTCTGCAATCATCACTGTCACAACTATGTGGGGGGCTACTATTGCAGCTGCCGGGTTGGCTACACACTGCATGGAAACAAGAGGACGTGCACAGGTGAGCTCTTGCTAGATGGGGAGATGCTTCCCTACCTGCAGCATCCCCTTAAATCCAGTCCCAACACTAGCATCAAGGGGAAAGCTGTggttttttattgtcatttttggTATTCCCTATGTGCCTGGTGCAGAGGGAAGAAGGTACAGGGGGTGAGTCAGGGCTGTGAGTAGAGGCCTGGCTTTGCAGAGGGTTTGTGGGCTAATTGCTGCTGTTCAGGACAGCAGTATCGTGTCACAGTGAAATGGTGCACTGGCAGCTGGTTTTGGTTACCCCTTAGGCAGCATCCACTTGCGTTCAGTGTTAGACAGATTGAATGGAGAAGCAAGAAACTTGTCTTACACTGCCCACTGCAGACACTTTGAGTTTTCATGAAAAACTTGCAAAACTGAGTATATCTTGCTCCCTGGTGCTGAGGTACTGAGAACTGTGGACCCAAGTTAGTAGATGTGTTGGAAAAACTAACAGTTGAGTTGTGAAGTCTAATGGAGAAATAGTTTGCTTACCTTCCCTGGAAGGACACAGGCCAAGAAGCAGCACAGTCCACGTATCACTGACACCAGATACAACGATCCACTCATTAAATGGGCGACAAGGCCAGGGACAGATCTCTTGTTCTGAAGGACGTACAGTGCGAGGTTGACCCGGCTGACCTGCTTGGCTCTGCTTCTCAGCTCACAACCAGGGAAAGCTGATGTGTCATCAGGCAGCGAAATGTCTGAGTCAGCGCAGTGATCGGCACCTCTGGATTCACTTCGCAGTGAAACGTGTGCCCACACGTGGTGTCACATTCATACTTTGTGGGTGCAGCTTTGCCCACATGGAGCTGAATCCTGTCTGGAAAGAACCAGCACGCATTCCGCTCACTAAATACTGTCATAGGTGGGGAGATGGTTTCTCTGAGCTCCCCAGTGCTGAGATACAGAACTGGATCTAACTTCCAGTGCTTATGGCCACCTTGGCATTTAGCTTCCCAACTCCAGCCTATTACAAACCCTCTCCAGCCAGGGCTGCCTGGCTCTGATTCAGGGTTCAAACTCCTCGTATCTCCAGTGTATTGGAAGAGACCTGTTCATTCAACCTCCTCTTCCGAAAGTGATGGCTTTTAGCACAAGTGTATGGATTTACTTATGCTATAAAGCATGTGCCTGGTCTTAATGTGAAGGTGCAAAATGAATAGCTGTGAACTAGCAGACTGGCAGCTTTGGATTGACCGTTCATGTGTGCACACTTCTGCCCCCCTCCTTGAACACGCCGCTGACAGAGGGAGCTTATCGGTGCTATTGAAGGGCTGGGCTACCCTGATGGCTCTACCCATTGTGTGTGTTGGGAATCACTATGGTGCAGCTGATGTGCTGGAACCTGTTCACATTTCAGAGGCCTTAAGATGCAAGGGATGAAGCTGCTCCAGCCACTGGGCTGAGCTGCAGAGCAAAGATCTTTGCAGATCCCCTTCATGAGATGAGagcaaaagctgctgctttaattTTTGGGCTCCTCTCCAACCAAGCTGATattgacaggcttttttttttttctcctttattttccagCATGAGATAATTAAGCTTCTCCTCGCTTAGGCAGAGATGGAGACAGatgtgctgggaagagctggtTTGCCCTCCCTCCTGACCTGCCTGTTGCAGTCTGCCTAAGGGCTGAAGGCTTCTCTCGCTCTGTGACTTGTATGTCTTGGTTCCTTGCCTTTCAGACCTGCCTCCTGCAGACAATAAAGAGGCTGTTCCTTGTTGAAAGCTGATGGCAGCCTCTGGGGCATTCATTTTCATGCATTTCCCATGTgtcactagggaaaaaaagataaggcAGGAGCTGATAAGAGAGGAGTCATTGTGAAAGGCCCCTGAGCATCACAGCTACCTGAAGATTCTTGAATCTCTTGTCCAGCTCTTGTTGCTTGACCTTCTGTAGTTCTTAAACTGCAAGAAGACCAGAACCACACATTTGTTCCCTAATGTTCCACCCAGACTTGTAGATGGAAACTCTTTATTTTCTGAGCCCGTTCACTCTTTGGAAAGGTTtgaattttggtgggttttttttaaatccgaATTGTGTGACTGCGGCCATATCTCCCATTGGGAACCTCATGTTACGGCTGAAATGTGTTCTGGTGAGCAAAGCCTCAGGAGTTCCAGGAGTTTGGTAAAGTAACACGAATGTCACCAGGGCAGCTTTCGTGTCTTGCCTTCATACAAGGGAAGGCAGCAGTGCCCTCCCCACATAGATGCAACACAAGGAACCTTGTTCTTCAGCGCAATTGCTTGTGGCATGGATTGATACTGTCTCAGTCCCTGACAGTGCCTGGCACTGCTCCACATTAATTTCCATTCGTTGTCCTTTTAGACTGTCCCCTCTTTGGGCAGGGACCATCTTCTTAAAACCTGTTGGAGAAATACTGTGCTCCAAACTTGTCAGTGATTAGAGCTCCCCAGCTCTGCGGAGGAAACATGATTATTGCCAGAGGTTACCAAGTCAGAGCTGAGCAGCTGTAGGTGAATTGCTGAAGATTAAAAAGCTCGAGGGATTAAGGAGCATTAGTCAATCAGCATTTCCTTATTTCTGCAATTTAGCAGGAGTTGCTTTTAATTGTAATTTACGAGATTCAGTTTCTCCAACCCCATCTCCACTCTTTAGTGCTTGGAGTAAATGGGGGAGGAACCCTTTCCCAAGTGAgcacaggaggagatggagaggctTTTAAATGAGACACTTGACTCACTTCGGGTCACTGCATTTGCAGACTTCTGTGTTACCTTGGGCCAGTCCCTTTATATCAGCTTTGAACATCCCTCTGCAAAATGAGAGGTAACATCACTGTCTTGACATACTGGGAAGATGCTTAATAAGTGTCGCAGAAGGTAAATGCTGCAGAGAACTGATCTGGGGGCAGAGAGGCTGTGCGAGCAGTAACCAAGCCTTACTTCTGCCGTATTTAATCTTGTTCAGAAGCTGTTTCATGGTCACATTGAATTGTGATCAAAGGAGCTTGAAATTTTGCCATGGCTCGGTGATACAATTTATGACCCACCTTTCATTGGAGACTTAATGAGCCAATGACAACGGACTTGCAAGTTTTGAGGGGGTCGTTTTTCAGAGTTCAAGCCTCTGGCAAACAGCTCATTCTGATTCTAATAAAAATACAGCCTAAGCATAATTGAGCACTCTCTGGACAGCTCTAAAGCTTGTACTGAGAAGTCAAGGGACAGCATTTCTGCTGGCAGgtgttaaaaaattatttgatccTTTTTGTGCTGGCTAGTTTATGAGTTTCTTGCTTGCAaacttatggaaaaaaatactgcccTGACAAAGGGAACTCCCAGCGGCCACATCCAGGAGATAGTAGGAGAAAAGTAAGGTCCAGTTTAAGCCTTTTCATCTTCAAGCTGCAAAGTCCCTTGGACTAGCAGAGGATCTTCTGTTGGGTCAGCTAGTTCAGGATACTCATGTGAGCACAAGTCAAGAGAGTTTATTGGTGATGACTCACATTTTTCCAAACTGTATTATGAAAATCTCACCTCAAAATTATGAAACTGAGTTTAAAGGAGACAGATGTAATGAAGCATGAAGAACTATTAGtctctgtctttctcctcctttagTCCTTCAACACAAGGTGAAGGCCAGTTTTCTGAATTAGTGGGATATTAATGGGGCGCTGTTCTTGTAGTGTAACAGTGTGGGGATCCCAGCTCTGTGCAGAGATGTGGTGCTGGTTTTTGGCACGTGAACACAGAGCAGTCACTGCCCTGAGGAGCCGCTCAACCAGCACCTGGGAAGCTCAGAGCTATTCTGGAATATGCATGTTAGAATGGATCCAGGCTAAGGATCCCTCATGTCCCGTCTCCTGCCTCTGATACTGCCCAGCGTCTTGTGCTTCAGTGGGAGAGACAGTTCAGTGGGTGATTTTTCAAGTATGCTCCCATACAGAAGCATAATCTTGTGCAGTACATCCTGTGTGGTCCATAGGCTACTTAGCTTAAGATGAATTTAGGGCACTAGTGTATAAAAGTTTGCCTTAGATTTCATGTAACAGCACGTTGCACAGATTAATTATATGCTATTTCTTAATCCTGATTTTGTATCAGAGTTGTGGGTTTCAGCCTTTAATTTCATCACGTGTCCCTTTGCCCTTTTATTACTAGAGAAAGTAAACAGCCTTCAGAAACTATGGTGTTTGGTTCTACACAGTGTTCTTCTGTCTCTccatgcatatgtgtgtgtgggtGTTACCACACAGTGGTCTTTTCTCcaccatttttcttttacatgtttTTATGCTAAGCTTTAGTCTAATAACATTCCTTTAAACATACTTTAAGGAAAGCAGATAATATGATCATTACTGTAAACAGAAGCCAAGGTGTTGCTGCCGTCTAGCTCTGAGGTTCTTGTAAGAGGGGATTTAACCTCACCAACCTGAATGTCCCTTCTGTGCTCAGTAGATCCCGTGCCTGGGGAAAGCTGGTTTTGTAGGTAATAGGGAAGGATGCTGATGCAGAACTAGCAGAAGACTTGAGATTCTAACATCCTAATGATTTCAGTAGGGAGTTAAGGGTGTAAAGATAGTACTCGTTATATTGTAGCTTGTATGCGTAGGGTAAGACTTCCCACTGAGTCGTCTTTCACACCGAAGGATTCCATGTTTTCATTCCTATCTCTTCCTGTAATTGTCTCCAGACTACTCCTGTAGGGGCTGTAGAGCTGGGACAGATATTCGCAGCGTGAGGAAATTTCAGTTTTTCggagaagcagattttttttgcacATAGATGGCTGTGAGCAGTGTTCTGCTAAAGCTGCATATCAAGTagggtttggggtgtttcttAGCCTGGGCTTGCAGCAGGTGGAAGGAAGCGTTATAGCGGGACCTGAAAGCCTGGAGGGAGGCGGTGAGCTGTGCGTCACGGGCAGCATTGtcagcagcacctgcagcagctcaggagagTGTGCTGCAGAACGTGCTTTATTCTTACAAAGCCATCAAATGCTTCTGTAGTTTGGGGCACAATCGATGGAATTACAGAAACGTGTATTTAGCTGGGAAGAATGAGGTAAtaacaattaaggaaaaaaacccacttgctgATAATCCTCTACAAGTATAGCatgaaaggaaaagatttaatTCCCATTGTAGCTCGATTTCTGCAAAGCAGTGTGCTGTTAGGCTGGATTCAGAGGCAGCCAGAACCTCCAGGTGACTTAGTCaagctttctctgcttctttggaCCAGGAGAGGCATTTCaaacaggatttaaaaattaGGAGAGTGCTCAGTTTTAACAGAATAGGCATTTCTAGGCATTTATTAGCTGTTTTACTCTGTGTTTTTGTCAGCTGTGTTTGAAAACCTGGGACAATGCATTCAGAGTAGAGCACACAGATGCTCAGTCACTGTGGTGATGGATAGGTCTATGTGAGATAAAAGCAGCTGCTCATAACTTTCTGGGAAGATGGACAGGGTAAGATTGTTCTGAAATTACAGCTTGTGCTAAAAGAAACACTTAGTACCCGAGTGCATCATGACTTGTGTTGCAGCATTGTAGTTGTGCTAAGAGCCACACAAACATAAAATAGAAAGCTTATCATTTTACCCgttcctgctttcctttccaaGTAAAAACTTGTATCTAGATACTTCCTGTAGCAGCAAGGAGGGCTGTTGGATAGGTATGGGGTGGAAGCAGGTTTCATCATCTGAAGAACAGGAGCTTAGAATCTTGGCCAATGAAACCCATAGTTAGTTAAGGGACGATAATGCTCATGTTCTCATTCACAACTTGGTCCCCTTCCATTAAAATGACAACCTTAAACTGCATGGTCTGTTTTAGTTGATAATCTGTAATTAATGACTGGATAGTGGCATTTGTGTTGGTGGAGGTCAGCATGGTGTGTTTAAGGATGCAATTCGAAGTCAAACAATTTCCCTCTTACAATTAATTCCGTGTCACAGTGGTGCAAAAATACCCGGGTGTTATCAGCCAGTCTCACATTCCTCATCAATTAAAGGATTGCTCCTACAGCTTTTGCAGCACATCATAAAGCCTTTGTTCCCAGCTGATCAAAGCACCACTTCACAGTGATCAGATGCTGTCAACAAGCAGAGATCCTCGGGGCACTTGTGGCTCTTCCTTCTTGCTTCTCTTCAGCAGGGAGCATTTGTGGCTCCGATTGTGTCGGCAAGAGGCACAGCTGGTTTTGCTCAGAGAATACAATTACATTCTAAATGTCTGGCAACaaaggcattaaaaaagaaagagctgcATTTAGAGGCTTCTGGAATTGAGGAGCTGGTAGCTGTCCTGCCACTCTCCACACGCCCGTGCAGCAGCCAAGCTGCAAATTTAACACCTCGGAATGTTTCTGAGGAGTTTCCAGCCATCACACGTATTTGTGACCTCCAGCCCTGTCACTAAGTGGTGCTTTCCTGGTGTCCTTCCCTGCCCCGCTTCTGGATAATGCCCGTGCCCTGGTCCTGCCacagcagagagagaaggcaATTTTCTCAGCAATGACAAATGCCCACTGGTGAAATGTGTGAGACGGGCTGCATTTCACAGGCAGGTAGATACGGGGCTCTGAAACTTTTCGAAGGGACAGACTGGTGTAGAAAAAGATCCACTGCCTTTACCCAGTCTGGCTGAACTGAGTTGATACAACTGTGATCCTCattttctgttggatttttttttctagcccaCTGTCAGGGGCAGATTTTTAGTGAAAGACTTGGAGAAATCACCAGCCCTGACTGTCCCAACACCTTATCCCCAGCTCAGCTCCCGCAGCTGCACTGTCCAGGGAGAAGATGGCTCCCTGATCCCGCTGGAATTTACAGAGACCTTTAATGTGGAGACACTCCCAGGCATGTTGTGCCCCTGCCATGTCCTTAAGGTAAGGTGAAGCTTATTGCATTTCATCACAGCTTTTGTGAGACAGGCCCAGTTCTTCCACTGCATCTTCTTCAGCCTGGGTTTCGTCATGTTAATCTACAGTTTCATCTCCCAGTATCTCTCCTCAttcatttcttcttcagttttgttggggttttctttgttcCTTTCAACACCTTCCTTTTTTGGGAAATTCACCAAAACCAGAACCAAGCACACCTACATGTGATGACTTGGTAGATCTCATCACAACCTCTGACCTTATTCACAGATCAGTGATCCCAGGGGAGTCAGTTAAACCTTTTGCATTCAGTTTGCTTCTCTCTAAAATGGAGCCGGTGGCTCCCTGGGAATTCCACGGCAGACGGGATGCTCCGGGAAAAGGCACCCTGTGAGTTACAGAGTGAGGAGCCATCACTCCAACCACCTCCCTGGTTTTTTAAACTTTGCAAGAAAGGACTGTTCAAATTCAGGGAGTCATTGTATTAAAATCGTTTTTTTTGTCTATAAGCCTCATGGAAGGAGGAATAAAAACAGTTGGTTtgccttttctcattctttttaggTTAAAACACCCAAAAAGCAATTCAGCCAATTCTGTGGAAAGACTGCCTGCAAAAATGGAGACGCAGGTTAGTGTTGGGAATATGACTTCCATAACTGATATCTCAGGAGCACACTctgggaggaagatgaaggtgaaATACACGGCAGCAGGTGGGTGGGAGGCCTCTGTTTAGTTCTCAAGTTGAAACTATTCCCAGAACTTCATTCTGGAAAGGCCTGAATAGCGACCAGATAGTGGTGCTTTGAAACGCTGGTTTTATGCTTAGCAAATTAAGCCATTGAACTATTAAACATTGTAGCTGCAAAGTAGTTTCCTTCTGAAGTTTTAAGAGAACTCCAGAATTTGAGTTCAACTCGGGTCCAGGCgtatgattttattttaggaaacaaTTTTCCCAACTTGTCAGGAGTTATGAGGTGTGTGTTGAGGCGACGGAGGTCCTGGGACCATCCATCTGTCTTATTCTCAGCAATTGTAGATCTGTGTCCGTGTGAGTGACGCGGTGTCAAAAGCCTTTAGGAGTAAGTAACAAATTCACTCTTAAAGGGAATATTCTGTTTTCGGATCCTCTGCAGGTCGGCCATGTCCCAGTCCTGAAGCACCACCCCATGGACACATCGCACCAGTGCAAGCGCGGTACGTTGTGGGTGACCGCTCTGCTCTCTCTGGTGACATCGGAAACGTGCTACTTGAAGCAGGTGAACCACTGTCAGCCCTATTGGACTTAATTTCTCAGGGATTGAACACGTAGGTGCCTTTTCTCATTAACAATTTCTTTTGCTGCCATTGAGGTGTATTGAGTACATTATGTATTAtgagttacagatgataggacaagaggcaatggcctcaagttacgccaggggaagttcaggttagatattaggaaatatttctttactgaaagggttgtcaggcattggaatgggctgcccagggaggtggttgaggcaccatccctggaggtattcaagagaggagttgacatagtgcttgggaatatggattagtgttgggtggtgtggtggtgtgtgtgtgggttgcgtgtgtggtggttttgtttttgtttttttgtgttgtgtgtttgtttttttttttttttcattggttggactagatgatctaaaaaggtcccttccaacctctgtgattctgtgattctgtgaatttctcAGCAGTGGTCCCTTCTTTgctgtcatagaaccatagaatcatagaatggttagagttggaagggaccttaaaggtcatccagttccaacccccctgccatgggcagggacacctcccaccagaccaggttgctcaaagccccgtccagcctggtcttggagcCAGGAGCCTTGGCCTCCTCCCCAAAGAACGCCGTTTCCGCATCCGCCTGTGTGTACGTGTGCCCACGCTGATGCTCTTTGAATGCTGCCGCTTAGAGATTTGCTTGTAATTACGTTGGAAGAAAAGAATGATTTTACGAAAGATTTCACCAGATCAGTGTAGCGAggatttttaatgttctttcatttcttcctgcaTCTCTCCGGGGGAGTTAAAACTGGAATGAAGACTTGGGCCTTCCTGCTGAATGGCGCGTTCCAGACTTAGCTCTTAATAacaccctgctcccagcaggcagTTTCGCGAGGTACTCTGGTCCCTGTGTGCTCACAGCAAAATTTGAAAATCACAGTTAGGTGATTGAGTCTTAGGACAACTGTTGTTATTTCTGTAACTAACCCTGTTTGATGTGGAATTAATTTGACCTTTTATTTCTAGTCCTGCTTCTTGGAGGATTAAAATGTTGCGACGTCTTTCGTAGCGGAATGTCAAAGGGAAGCTTCTTGGAACAAACTGACGGCAAAATGCATCAGTGAGTCAGGGCTAGTATTTgtgaatttgaaaaataatttgaaaataaattttctatatttatatagTCTTATAGAACCTCTCAGGTGGGGAGGCAGAACCATCTCATTGTAGAATGTTCACTCTAGAAATTAGATTAACGCCTTTATAACGCCTCTGATTTTCAAAATGGCAAGTGCTACAATTGCTGCTTAACGGGGAAGACCAATAACCAAACTAGAAATGTTGTGATAACCACGCTGTGAGCTGCGCTCCCTGCAGCTGTTAACACTGACCTTATATTTATCTGTTAAATTGTTCACTATTTTAACATCCCTTGGTCTCGCCCCAGGCTCCCTGTTGCTGCCGGCGTTGCAGATCAG
Coding sequences:
- the MASP2 gene encoding LOW QUALITY PROTEIN: mannan-binding lectin serine protease 2 (The sequence of the model RefSeq protein was modified relative to this genomic sequence to represent the inferred CDS: inserted 4 bases in 3 codons; deleted 2 bases in 2 codons; substituted 1 base at 1 genomic stop codon), producing the protein MYGRITSPNFPNGYPNHKERIWNITVPKGYSVRIYFTHFNLELSYLCEYDYVKLSSGGKTLATLCGKDSTDTEEAPDNKTYVSVDNNLMVVFRSDYSNEKLFSGFEAFYAAEDIDECKQLFDGEPLCNHHCHNYVGGYYCSCRVGYTLHGNKRTCTAHCQGQIFSERLGEITSPDVPTPYPQLSSRSCTVQGEDGSLIPLEFTETFNVETLPGMLCPCHVLKVKTPKKQFSQFCGKTXPAKMETQVSVGNMTSITDISGAHSGRKMKVKYTAAGRPCPSPEAPPHGHIAPVQARYVVGDRSALSGDIGNVLLEDXNVATSFVAECQREASWNKLTAKCIIIAAFIVLWKKWRSGRAEHAHKGGEPGAFPXQVTLITERGGLGGGSFLWDNRVLAAARGVVDQRNLSALRIKLGDFEQMLVLLRRSPPEKFFIHKGYKNDLVIVETDIVLVTLEQKVXSTNITPICLSGKDDVGRRPCRCVDKYTISWNPFW